The sequence TCACTTCCTTTCCGCTTCCTCGATGGTCCACCTCGGGGGCGTACTTCGCCGCTCAGGGCTTGTCACCCGGCTCGGCGGGCGTCGAACTGCGCCTGTGCATGCCGATTTTGACCGCGCCGACCAGGGCTTTGGCGATCACGCCGATGAGGATCAGGTCGGCGACCATCTGGAAGGTGACCAGCACCCGGCCGCTCTCGGTGGTGGCGACGATGTCCCCGAATCCCACGGTGGCGAACGTGGTGATCGTGAAGTAGAGGGCGTCGGTGCGGGACAGCGGCTCCGAGAAGGACGAGGGGTTCTGCGCCGCGAGCAGGTAGTACGTCGCGGAGAACAGCACCAGGAACAGGGGCACACCGGTGGCCATCGCCTCCAGGGCGCGCATCCGCGGGAACTGCGCGTGGGAGACGGCGCTGATCTGCCAGGCCGTCAGCAGCCCGAAGACGACGAGGCCGAGCACGAGCGTCAGGACGGTGGTGATGCCGAACCCGCCCTCCAGGGGGGCCACGTAGTAGAGCCCCGTGAGGATGGCCACCGAGAGCACCGAGCGCAGGAGGTGGCCCACCAGGACGCGTCGACGCTGTTCGGCTGCCTTGGGTGCCATGGATTCAGGAGAACGGTCGGGAGCCCATCGCGCGACCGGAGCGGGCCGCCGGAATGCGGACGGCCGAGGTGGCCGGTATGAATGAAGGACCGCGTACATGATCGGAGCCGAGCATGGACGATTACCCGCTGCTCAACGTCTTCTGGACGATGATGTGGTTCTTCCTGTGGATCATGTGGTTCTTCCTCCTCTTCAAGGTCATCACGGACGTCTTCCGTGACCACACCCTCGGCGGCTGGGGGAAGACGGGCTGGATCATCTTCGTGCTGGTGCTGCCGTTCCTCGGCGTCTTCGTGTACCTGATCGCCCGCGGGCGCAGCATGCACGAACGGGACCGGAAGCAGGCCGAGGAGCAGCAGGCGGCCTTCCGGTCGTACGTGCAGCAGACGGCCGGGTCCGGGGCGGGCTCGGCGGAGGAGCTGCACAAGCTCTCCGTCCTCAAGGACAAGGGCGACATCACCCAGGCGGAATTCGACCGGGCCAAGGCCAAGATCCTGGCCTGAGCGGGGCGGTACGGGGCGGCTCGGTCCGACTCCCGCCGCCCCTGTACTCCGGTTGCCGATAATCCGCGACGGATCGATTCTCGTTACCCTGGCAGGCATGACAGCCATGGCGCCCACGCGAACCGAACCGGACCTGTCCTTCCTCCTGGACCACACCAGCCATGTGCTGCGTACGCAGATGAGTGCGCGGCTCGGCGAGATCGGGCTCACCCCGCGGATGCACTGCGTGCTCGTCCACGCCCTGGAGGAGGAGCGCACCCAGGCGCAGCTCGCCGAGATCGGCGACATGGACAAGACCACGATGGTGGTGACCGTCGACGCGCTGGAGAAGGCCGGCCTCGCCGAACGCAGGCCGTCCGGCACGGACCGGCGGGCCCGGGTCATCGCGGTGACCGAGGCCGGCGCGAAGGTCGCGAAGGAGAGTCAGGGGATTGTCGACCAGGTGCACGAGGGCGCGCTCGGTGCCCTGCCCGCGGATGAGCGTGAGGTGCTGCTCCGGGCGCTGAACCGGCTGGTCACGGGGCATCTGGAGACCCCGGTCGAGGGTCCGCGTCCGGCCCGGCGGGCGCGTCAGAAGGGGTAGCCGGGAGCGGTCGACGGCGTTCGGCGGTGGCCGCGCAAGCGCTATATCCGTAAAAGATAGTCTGCAACAAAACTATCTGTTACGGTCTTTCCTGTTGCCTTCGACGAACGGGAGAGACCGCCATGCCCGCCCCCGCCAGCACGCCTTCCCCTTCCCTTTCCGCTCCTCCCTCCGCGCGTTCCCGCCGGCTCGCCCTGGGCGTCCTGGCCACCGGAATGCTGATGACGATCCTCGACGGCAGCATCGTCACGGTCGCGATGCCCGCCATCCAGGGCGATCTCGGCTTCACCCCGGTCGGGCTGAGCTGGGTCGTCAACGCCTACCTGATCGCCTTCGGCGCTCTTCTCCTGCTCGCCGGCCGCCTCGGCGACCTGATCGGCCGCAAGCGGATGTTCCTCGCGGGCACCGCGGTGTTCACCGCCGCCTCGGTGGTGGCCGGGCTCGCCACCTCACCCGAGATCCTGATCGCCGCCCGCTTCCTGCAGGGCGCCGGCAGTGCCATGGCCTCCGCCGTCAGCCTCGGCATCCTCGTCACGCTCTTCACCGAGCCGCGCGAACGGGCTGGTGCCATCGGGGTGTTCAGCTTCACCGGAGCGGCGGGTGCCTCGATCGGGCAGGTGCTCGGCGGTGTCCTCACCGACGCGCTGACCTGGAACTGGATCTTCTTCATCAACCTGCCCATCGGCATCGCGGTGCTCCTGGTCGCACTCCGGGCCCTGCCGGGCGACCGGGGCCTGGGCCTGAAGGCGGGCGCGGACGGCCTCGGCGCGCTGCTCGTCACCTCCGGCCTGATGCTCGGGATCTACACGGTCGTCAAGATCGAGACCTATGGGGCGACTTCGGCCCACACCCTCGGGTTCGGAGCCCTCGCGCTCGTCCTGCTCGCCGGTTTCCTCGTCCGCCAGGCCACCGCGCGCCATCCGCTCATGCCGCTGCGGATCTTCCGCTCGCGCAGCGTCCTCGGCGCCAACCTGGTCCAGATGCTGATGGTCGCCGCGTTGTTCTCCTTCCAGATCCTCGTCGCGCTCTACCTGCAGAACGTGCTCGGATACTCCGCCGCCGAGACCGGTCTCGCGATGCTGCCTGCGGCCGCCGTGATCGGACTCGTCTCGCTCACCGTCTCGGCCCGCCTGAACTCCCGCTTCGGCGAGCGCAAGGTCCTGCTGGCCGGTCTGGTCCTGCTGGTCGCCGTACTCGGCCTGCTGACGCGCCTGCCCGGTCGGCCCGACCACGCGGACTACCTCACCGACCTGCTCCCGGTGATGCTCCTCGCCGCCGGCTTCGGCCTCGCCCTCCCCGCGCTGACCTCGCTGGGCATGTCCGGTGCGCGGGAGGCCGACGCGGGTCTGGCCTCCGGGCTCTTCAACACCACCCAGCAGATCGGCATGGCGCTGGGCATCGCGGTCCTCTCCACCCTGGCCGCCTCCCGTACGGAGTCCCTCACCGCGGCGGGCGCTCCCGTCCCCGAGGCGCTGACCGGCGGGTACCACCTGGCCTTCGCGGTCGGCACGGGCCTGATCCTGGTCGCCCTGGCCGTCGCCGCGACGGTCCTGCGCGGTCCGAAGGGCTCCCCGCGGTCGGTCACGGTCGAGCCGCGGACCCCGCTCGCGGCTCGGTGAGGTTGCGGGTCATGCGCTCCAGGACGGTGACCGCGGTGACGTACTCCTCGCGGGTGATGCCCCGCCCCGACAGCTCGCGGAAGGCGTCCACGCGAAGGGCGACCTCGACGAGGCGGGCCCGGCCGTCGTCGGTCAGGACGAGGCGGTCCGGTCGCGGTCGGGTCACCCAGCCGCCGGCGAGCACCGAGGCGACGGCCGAGGCCAGGGCCCCGGCGTCGGCGCCCGCGGCCAGGGTGGTCAGGACGGTGGTGTCGGCGGCCCGCGGGTCGTCCTTGACGACATTCAGGACCTGCCAGTCGAGTCGGGTGAGGCCGAAGTCGGCCAACAGGGCGTCCATGGACGCGGTGAGGGCCTGGTCCGTGCGGTTGAGCCAGAAGCCGATGGGCTCCATGTCCTGCTCCTCAAGGGTCGGTGGCCTTCGGGCGGCGGCCTTCGGGTCGGCGGCCTTCGGGTCAGCGGCCGGTGAAGGCGTCCGCGTTCTCCGCGGCCCACTGCCGGTAGGTACGGGCGGGTACGCCGAGCAGGGTCTCGGTGGTCTCCCCGATGGCGGCCGGGCCGTGGCAGGCGGCCTCCCACAGGTCGAGCAGCGAGGACACCATCGGGGCGGGCATGTGCCGGCCCATCTGCTCCTGCGCCTCGGCCCGGGTGATGTGCTCGACCGTGATCTCGCGGCCGAGGGTCTGCGCGAGGACCGCGAGCTGCTCGCGGAAGGACAGCGACTCGGGGCCGGTCAGGGTGAGCGAGCGGCCGGTGAGGGATCCCCCGGTCAGGGCCTGTGCGGCGATGTCCGCGATGTCCTCGGGGTGGATGGGCGCGATCCGCGCGTCCGGGTAGGCGAGCTGGACCGGCATCGACCGGCCGATGGGCCACGCCCAGCCCAGCGAGTTGCCGGCGAAGGCATCGGGGCGCAGGAACGTGCAGGTCAGGCCGGAGTCGGCGAGGGCGCGCTCGACCCGCAGGCTGTGGCTCGCCAGTGGGTCGCTCTCGGCGCCCGGCGCGAGCACGGAGGACGAGGACAGCAGGACGACGTGCTCGACCCCGGCGACCTCGGCGGTCTTGATCAGGTCGTGGATGCCGGCGGGCTGGGGGTAGAGGAAGACCTGGCGGACGCCGCGCAGGGCGGCGGCGAAGGTCTCGGGGCGGTCGAGGACGAGCTCGGCGGTCCCGACCCCGTCCGGAACGGTCAGTTCGGCGGGGTGGGCGCTGGCGGCCCGGACGGGGAGGCCGGCGGAGTGCAGGCGGGCGGCGACCGCTCGGGCGACCCGGCCGCGGGCGCCGGTGATGAGGGTGGTCACGAGGGACTCCATTCGTTCGCAATGACATATGCATGCTCACATGCACACGTTTTCATGTCAACACATGTCTGCCAGGGCTCACATATGTACGATGAGGGGCATGACGAAGCACGAGCCGGCGACCGACGAGGAACTGCTGGACGCCGTGGGTCCGGCGTTCGGGAAACTGCGGCGCTCCTCGCTCCTGGAGGTCGAGAACCCGATCTCCCAGAAGGACCTCAGCCGCACCCTGGTCCTCAACATCGTCCTGGAGGCCGAGCAGGGCGACGGTCGTGAGATCACCGTCGGCGCCGTGGCCGAGTACCTGGCCGTCGACCCCTCGGTGGCCAGCCGCATGGTGTCCGACAGCATCTCCGCCGGCTACCTCGTCCGCGCCGCCTCCCAGCAGGACGGCCGCCGTACGATCCTTCACCTCAGCCCCGAGGGCCGGGACATGATGGACCGCTTCCGGCGCCACCAGCGCGCGGCCTTCGAGTACGTGACGGCCGACTGGAGCGAGCGCGACCGCCTCGACTTCGCCCGCCTCATGCTGAAGTACGTCGACTCCCAGAACGCGCTGCGCCACCGCTGACGACCACGGTCGCCGCCCCCGGGGCGGCGACGCAGCGCAGCCCCGGACCGACGGCCCGGGGCTGCGCTGCACTGGGGCGCGGTGGGAGCTATCGGAAGGAGACCCACTTGGCCGCGCTCGGCACCCCGTTCTCGTCCAGCAGGAAGACCATGTAGTAGCCGGGCGGGACGTCATTGGCCGAGGGCGGTGCCTGCAGGCGCAGGTTGTTCCCCTGGCGCTTGACGATGCCCAGCTCCACGTGGCGCTGGCTGGTGTTGAGCGAGTGCGTCGCGGTGGTCGGGGCCAGCAGGACGGCCTTCTTGACCTTGTCGGGCGTGGAGGTCCCCACGGTGAAGGCGGCGTCGTACCGCAGCGGCCCGTCGGGGACGCGGTCGAGGGCCGGGCGGCCGCCCTGGTGGAGGTAGGCCGGCTCGAAGATCTCGATGCTGCCGTTCATGTCGTCGTCGATCTTCGGGTCGTTGGCGAGCTGCTGCAGCTCGTCACCGGTGACCATGACCCGGCCGTCCGGGAGGACGACGGCGTTGGAGTGGTAGCCGCGCGGCAGCCGCTGCGCCGGGCCCAGCTTCCACTCGCCCAGCGCGTTGCGGGTCTCGATCTGCCGGTACTTCAGATCGGACTTGGGGTTGTAGTCGCCGTTGCCGTAGTCCCGGATGCCGTAGGCGCCGTTGACGGTCAGCAGGCTCGCGTCGGGGAGCAGCAGCGTGTCGTCCTGCGTCCGGCCGAAGGCGCGCGGCTGCTGCTTCTCCCAGGCGCCGCCGCTCGTGAGCCGGTAGGTGTTGGGGTCGTCCCGGTCGCCGCCGAGGACCAGGACGGAGTCGGGGCCGCGCAGTCCCGCGGGCAGCGGCACGGCGGAGCCGTAGCCGCGGTGGACGCCGTCGGGGCGCGCGGGCAGGTCCGTACGGGTCTCCGCGATCGGGTCGAAGGCCCACTGGCGGGTGGCGTGGCGGCCCAGCCCGTACACCTTGCCGTCGCGCAGGGTGAACAGGTGCGGGTAGTCGCTGTCGGCGCCGAACGGCGCGTCCACGCGCAGGGTGTCGGTCGGGACGTCCCTCGGGATCACCGTCTTCTCGAAGGGGACGGGGTGGCTCTTGGCCGGGAAGCGCTCGATGACGGAGGTGGAGGTGCCCCAGCCCTGGTCGGTGTGGCCGGACATGATCAGCAGGCGGCCGTCGGGGGCGGTGGCCACGGAGGGGTACCAGCGGCCGACCTCCATGTCCTTGTTCACGGACCAGTCCTCGGTCCACGGGTCGAAGACCAGCGACAGCTTGGCGCCGGCGCCGCCGCCGTAGCCGAGGTTGCCGCCGAAGACGCCGACCATGCCGTTGGGCAGGAAGGCGTGTCCGGCGCAGAAGAAGGGCGCAGGGCGCTTCTCGCCGGTGCCGTCCGGCACGACCAGCTCGGGCGGGGTGACCTTCTTGAATGCGTCCGCCCCGGTGCCGCGGCGCGGGTCCCACAGGAAGGCGCGGCCGGCGTTGGCCTTGCCCAGGGTGTTGGTCGGCGCGGGCTCCTCGGTCGGGTCGGTCTCCATGCGCTCGAAGGAGAAGAGCAGCACCTTGCCGGTCGGGAGCATGGCGATGTGGGCGGCGAAGTCCGGCGACTGGAAGTACTCGGCGAACTGCCCGAACGCCTTGGGGTGGAAGCGCGCGTTCACGTCCGCCTGGGACCGGGTCAGTGAGTTCAGGCTGTCGATCCGGGCGAGCTGGGAGTACCCGCCCAGCTTGACCAGCTGCTCGCGGACCTTCGTATGCTCCTGGGCGTGTTCGGCGCCGAGGGCCGCTCTCTCCTCGGGGCGGGCCGAACCGTCGTGCGCGGCCGCCGGAACGGCGGCGACCAGGGCGGCGGTGGCCGCGAGGACGGAGATCGCGGCCCGACGGGCGGACCGGAGGGCGGTCCGGTCGGCTGCTCGGTCGGCCGACCGGCGCGCGGCCCGGTTCTTGATGCGTGACATGTGACTCCTCGCCATGGGTGCTGGAGCGGCGGGTGTCCGTGCGGGGGCACAGGACACCGACGACGCCTTCGACGCCTACGAGCACAGACCTATGCCGAGCTGGTGGGCGCCGCACATCGGGAAGATCATTCGAGCTTCGGGCCGCCCGGGTGAAGGCACCCCGCTGAGCTGCGCCGACAGCGTCCCGAGGACCCGCTCCCAGGTCCCCCGCCCGGCCGCAACCCGTGGTGATCAAGGGCGCCGGCCCGACCCCCGGCGCCCCGGGTCGCCGAGCCTTCGGCAGGGGTGGGGGCGCGGCCCGTGGAAGGGCCCGGGATCGGTCCGGGATCGGTCAGGATTCGAGAAGCGCCCTTGGCCCGGGCGTAGTTACGGTGACGGACATGGACATCAGCATTCACATGAGCACCCTCCCGCAGACCGACCCGGACGCCGCCGTGGCCTTCTACCGCGACGTCCTCGGCTTCGAGGTCCGCAGCGACGTCGGCCAGGGCAAGATGCGCTGGATCACGGTCGGCCCCGCCGACCAGCCCGGCACGTCCATCCTGCTGGCCCCGCCGGCGGTCGACCCCGGTGTCACCGAGGCGGAGCGCCGCACCATCGCCGAGATGATGGCGAAGGGCACCTACGGCTGGATCCTCCTCGCCACCAAGAACCTCGACAGCACCTTCGAGAAGATCCAGGCCGGCGACGCGGAGGTCGTCCAGGAGCCGACCGAGCAGCCGTACGGCGTCCGCGACTGCGCGTTCCGCGACCCCGCGGGCAACCTGATCCGCATCCAAGAACTCCGCTGAACGGCTCCGTCGACGAAGGGGGTCCACCGTGTGTCGTCCCGCGTGGAGACAGGCACTCATCGAGGCATCGCACCTGGAGGACCTGGCGCGACTGCGTCGCGTCCGGGACCGGATCGACCGGGAGTACGCCCGTCCGCTGGACGTCGAGGAGCTCGCCCGCGCCGCGGACATGGCGGCCGGGCACCTCGGCCGCCGGTTCCGGCTCGCCTACGGGGCTTCGCCGTACGCCTATCTGACGGCGCGCCGCATCCAGCACGCGACGGCCCTGCTGCGGGCCGGCGACCTCGGGGTCACCGAGGTCGGCCGGGTCGTCGGCTGCGCGACCCCGGGCATCTTCCGCGCCCGGTTCACCGAGCTGGTCGGGACGGCTCCGGACACGTATCCGCGTACCGCGCGATGCCCGGCCCCGGCGGCCTGATTCCTGAGCCCGTCGAGCGGGCCGCCGGCTGATCCACCCGGTCACCGGGGTCACTCGGCGGGCGCCGGGGCGTTCTCCTCGATGAAGCGGCGCAGCTCCGCGCAGAGGGCCTCGGGGTTGTCCCACTGGACGAGCGTGCCTGCCTCGGGGATCTCCACGTACCGTCCCCGCGGCAGCAGTTCGGCGAGTCGGCGGCCGGTGGCGGGCGGCATCATGCGGTCCTCGGCACCCCAGGCGACCAGTGCGGGCCGGTCGAAGCGCGCGAGGTTCTCCGCGGCCCGGAGGTAGGTGTCCTTACGGGTGCTCCGGCAGAACGCGGCGAGGTCCCGACGGATCGCGCGCCGGGTGAGCAGGGGCCGGTACCAGCGCCGGACCAGCGCGTACGGGATCGGCCGCTTCGCCATCCCGCCCAGCGAGCTCCCCATCCGTACCAGGAAGGGGACGCGGAAGGACTGCAGCAGCAGGAACAGGCCGCCCGGGATCCGGCAGGCCGCGTGCAAGGTCCGGCCCTGGACGCCCGGCGGGTAGTTCTCCAGCGCCTCGCACGAGGTGAGCACCAGCCGGCCGACGCGTTCGTCGCGCACGCCCACCAGGAGCTGGGCCGTGCCCGCGTCGTTCTGGACCAGGGTGACGTCGCGCAGGTCGAGCCGCTCCAGGAACTCGGCCAGGAGCGCGGCGATCCCGTGCGCCGACAGGTCGGCGTCCGGCCGCATCGGCCTGCGGTGGCCGCCGATCGGCAGGACGGGCACCACCACCCGGTACGCGCCCCGCAGTTCCCGTACCACGTGGTCCCAGACCGACTCGTCGAAGCCGAGCCCGTGGACGAGCACCACGACCTCTCCCTCCCCGCCCGTGTCCGTGAAGTCGATGACGCCTGCGCTGAGTTCGATCTCGGGCAAGGTGCTACCTCCGACTTGATAGACCGATCTAGTGAGAGACTAGCGAGTGTGAGAACCACGGGCGACACCAGAGCACGCATCGTCACCGCCGCGACCGAGCTGTTCCGGCGCCAGGGATATGCCGCCAGCGGCATGAAGCAGATCGTCGCGGCGGCCGACGCCCCGTACGGCTCGGCCTACCACTTCTTCCCCGGGGGCAAATCGCAGCTCGGCGAGGAGGTGATCCGCACGTCGGGCGCGGCCTACCTGGAACTGATCGCCGGCCTCTTCCCCCTGCCCGTGCCACAGGGCGCGGACATGGCCACCGTCACCGCGGACGCCTTCACGGCCGCGGCGCGGACCCTGCGCGAGCTCGACTTCACCGACCCGTGCCCCCTCGCCACCATCGCGCTGGAGGTGGCCGGCACCCACGAGTCGCTGCGCCTGGCCACCGCCGAGGTCTTCGCGAGCTGGACGGACGGCCTGGCCGCCTTCTACCGCGCCGGTGGCATCGCGGAGCCCGCCGCGCACGAGACCGCGAGCTCGGTGATCGCCCTGCTGGAGGGCGCGTTCATGCTCGGCCGGGCCGCACGGAGCACGGACCCGGTCCTGGCGGCGTCCCGGGCGGCCGCGGCCGTCGTCCGTGCGGCACGGTCCGAGGCCGGCGCGGGAGACGCGTAGGGCGCGGTCGGGACGCGCGACGCCGGTGCGGGGGCCGGGTGCGGCGTCGGTGCCGGGTCAGGCGTGGGTCGGGGGTCTGAGGGCGGTGGAGATCAGCAGCGCGAACGCGAGCACGGCGGCGACGGTGCGGATGTCGTTGAACGTCTCCCAGTGCCGCAGGATCTCCGTGTGATCGGCGGGGGCCGAGGCGTGCGCCCACTCCTTGATCCGGCTGTTGATCGGGACGTTGCCGAAGCGGGTGACCAGGAGGGACGTCAGGGCCAGCAGACCGGCCCCGCCCGCGAGCAGTCGCGTACGACCGTGTGCCAGGGCGGCGAGGGTCAGCGAGCTGACGATCGAGATGCCCATCGCCGCCTGCATGGTGATGCCGTTCATCTTCATCAGTTCGGTGTGGAACGACAGCCGTATGTCGAGCGGTACCGCGTTGAAGGTGGGGACGAGGTTGGCCGCCCCGTACCCGAACGCGCCGGCGAGGAGTCCGGTGGAGAGGAGGGCCAGGCCCAGCAGAAGGCGTGTACGCATGTTCGTCGGCTCCGGTCGTGTCGGTGCTCACGGCGGTGGGGTGGGTGCGGCCGTTCGTGCGACGAGACGGATCGGTCGTGAGCGGTGGTTCCCCGGAACCGCTTCCCGGGTTCGGCCACGGGGGCGCACCCGCCTCCGCGAGACTGACCGCGCACGTATCCGCTGAGGTCCGAGTGGCCCGCCGGAAGGAAGCCGCCCATGACACCCATGCTCACCAAAGGCGGTAACACGCCGCTCCCCACGACGCGTTGTACGGTCACCGTCCCCGTCCCCGCCACCGCGCCCGGAGCCGCGACCGACGTCTGCGCCGTGCTCCTCGCGAAGGACGGCAAGGTGCGCGGCGACGACGACCTCGTCTTCTACAACCATCCGGCCCAGGACGGCGTGGTCCTCGACGGCCGGACCGTCGTGGCGGACCTGCCGGCGGTGCCCGCGTCGGTGGACCGGATCGCGATCGTGGCAAGCGTCGATCCGACGCTTCCGGCCGCCGCTCACTTCACCGCTGCCGATACCCCGAAGGCGGTGATCGAGTGCGGGGGAGTACGGATCGGGTTCGAGCCCCCGCCGTTCACGCATCGGGAGACGGCCGCCGTCCTGGTGGAGATCTACCGTCGGGACGGGGCGTGGAAGGTGCGGGCGGTCGGCCAGGGCTGGGACACCGGCCTGGCGGGCCTGGCGACCGCCTTCGGCATCGTGGTCGACGACGCGCCTCCGGCCCCGATCCCGGCCCCGGCTCGGGCTCCGATCGCGGCTCCTGCTCCGGTCGCGGTCGCGGTCCCGGTGCCGGCACCCGTCCACGTCCCGGTGCCGAGTCCCGCGCCCACCTCCGTCCCGGTTCCGGTTCCGGCGGCCGCCATGAGCCTGGAGAAGGTCCGGCGGGCGGCACCGGGGTTGGTCAACCTCTACAAGGCTGCCCAGGTCTCCCTGACCAAGAGCGGTGTCATGGGCCAACGCGCCGCCGTCTACCTGGTGCTGGACCACTCGGGGAGCATGAGCAGGTTCTACCGCGACGGCACGATGCAGCACCTGGCCGAGCAGGTCCTCGGGCTGTCGGTCAACCTCGACGACGACGGCACGGTGCCGCTCATGTTCTTCTCCAACGGCGTCGACCTGGTCGCGGACCTCAACCTGGAGAACTACCGCGGTCGGATCGAGCGGCTCCACGCACCGCTGGACTGGGGCGGCACCTGCTACACCCCGGCCATGCTGGCCGTCATCGAGCACTACCAGGCCACCGGCTCCCGCGATCCGGCCTTCGTGGTCTTCCAGACCGACGGAGAGCCCTTCGACCGCAAGGCGACCAGGGAACTGCTGCGCCGGGCCAGCGCGTTGCCGATCTTCTGGCAGT comes from Streptomyces virginiae and encodes:
- a CDS encoding VWA domain-containing protein, which codes for MTPMLTKGGNTPLPTTRCTVTVPVPATAPGAATDVCAVLLAKDGKVRGDDDLVFYNHPAQDGVVLDGRTVVADLPAVPASVDRIAIVASVDPTLPAAAHFTAADTPKAVIECGGVRIGFEPPPFTHRETAAVLVEIYRRDGAWKVRAVGQGWDTGLAGLATAFGIVVDDAPPAPIPAPARAPIAAPAPVAVAVPVPAPVHVPVPSPAPTSVPVPVPAAAMSLEKVRRAAPGLVNLYKAAQVSLTKSGVMGQRAAVYLVLDHSGSMSRFYRDGTMQHLAEQVLGLSVNLDDDGTVPLMFFSNGVDLVADLNLENYRGRIERLHAPLDWGGTCYTPAMLAVIEHYQATGSRDPAFVVFQTDGEPFDRKATRELLRRASALPIFWQFVGFGSSRDLRFLRSLDTLDRRTVDNAGYFAAGQQPAARSDAELYDHLMKEFPDWLKAARAAGVLR